The sequence GGGCTGATGACCGGGCGGCGCTGCTGCGTCTCCTGGTATCACTATCAGGACTTTCTCGAGGAATTCCCGCACCACACGCCGGTCGCCGACCGGCTCTATGTGATCGACGGCGACCGCATCACCTGCGCCGGCGGCGGCGGCGCAGCGGACCTCGCCACCGCGCTGGTGGAGAAGTTCCTCGGCCGCTCCATCGCCCAGAAAAGCCGGCACGTGCTGCTGCTGGACCGCCAGCGCCCCGGCACCGAATCGCAGCCGCACCCGCCCATTGCCGATCTCGTGGCCGACGACCGCGTGCGCCGCGCCCTGCTGATGATGGAGCAGCACCTCGCCGACCCGCTGCCCATCGCCGACATCGCCCGCCGGCTGCAACTCTCCACCCGCCAGTTGGAGCGCCTGTTCCAGACCGTGATGGGCCAGCGCCCGGCCGAGTTCTACCGCCGGCTTCGGCTGCGCTATGCCCGCTTCCTGCTCGACACCACCGGCCGCTCGGTGACGGATATCGCGCTGGAGGCCGGATTCTCGGACTGCGCGCATTTCTCGCGCCAGTTCAAGGCGCAGCACGGCTTCACCCCCTCCGACGCCCGCGCCCGCGCCCCCGGCCCGCCGGGACAGAGCGTGGCGGCGCAGCGCCTGTTCGACTGAACGGTGCCATGTTACGCTGAGTGCCGGTCTTCCCCGCACCCGGCGGCCTCCGCCTTCGTCAACAGGATGTCACCTGCGGCGTGGTTTCCAACATCGCGTCCACACCCGGGGCCGACGGCATTCCCGGAGGCCGTCGCGGCGGTGACGCG comes from Ancylobacter sp. TS-1 and encodes:
- a CDS encoding GlxA family transcriptional regulator, translated to MTQQRPMPLGTTPLGTPGSGSAVSAAPALNVGFILADNFTLSAFSLMVDQFRLAADEGDRSRPIFARWQVMSARPEPIRASCGITVAPSGPLADPGAFHYIIVVGGLLHGGQQLDEESVAYLKRAAKAGVPLVGVCTGSFVLARAGLMTGRRCCVSWYHYQDFLEEFPHHTPVADRLYVIDGDRITCAGGGGAADLATALVEKFLGRSIAQKSRHVLLLDRQRPGTESQPHPPIADLVADDRVRRALLMMEQHLADPLPIADIARRLQLSTRQLERLFQTVMGQRPAEFYRRLRLRYARFLLDTTGRSVTDIALEAGFSDCAHFSRQFKAQHGFTPSDARARAPGPPGQSVAAQRLFD